The Callospermophilus lateralis isolate mCalLat2 chromosome 3, mCalLat2.hap1, whole genome shotgun sequence genome has a segment encoding these proteins:
- the LOC143393902 gene encoding olfactory receptor 11H7-like, producing MNKSERATVAHFVLLGFPGPWKMQITLFSVIFLVYMLTLTGNLAIICAVWWDHRLHTPMYVLLANFSFLEIWYVTCTVPNMLVNFLWKTKTISFSGCFTQFYFFFSLGTTECFFLCIMAYDRYLAICRPLHYPSIMTGQLCGILVSLCWLIGFLAYSIPIFFISQLPFCGANIIDHFLCDVEPLMALSCDPTPIVGHVFHSMSCFIIILTILYILGSYTLVLRAVLQVPSSAGRQKAFSTCGSHLVVVSLFYGTIMVMYVSPTSDNSFAIHKIITLIYSVGTPVLNPFIYSLRNKDMKCALHHVICSMRIIHSS from the coding sequence ATGAATAAGTCAGAGAGAGCTACAGTGGCACATTTTGTCTTATTGGGCTTTCCTGGTCCCTGGAAAATGCAGATCACCCTTTTCTCAGTGATTTTCTTGGTCTACATGTTGACTCTGACTGGGAACCTGGCCATCATTTGTGCGGTGTGGTGGGACCACCGACTCCATACTCCTATGTACGTACTCCTAGCCAACTTCTCCTTCCTGGAAATCTGGTATGTGACTTGTACAGTACCCAACATGCTGGTCAACTTTCTTTGGAAAACTAAGACCATATCCTTCTCTGGCTGCTTCACTCAGTTCTACTTCTTCTTTTCCCTGGGCACAACTGAATGCTTCTTCCTCTGCATCATGGCTTATGATCGGTATCTGGCCATCTGCCGACCACTGCACTATCCCTCCATCATGACTGGCCAGCTCTGTGGTATTTTGGTGTCACTTTGTTGGCTCATTGGTTTCCTTGCATATTCTATTcccattttcttcatttctcaaCTTCCTTTCTGTGGTGCAAACATCATTGATCACTTTCTGTGTGATGTGGAACCGCTAATGGCATTGTCCTGTGATCCAACACCCATTGTAGGCCATGTATTTCATTCTATGAGTTGTTTCATCATCATTCTCACCATTTTGTATATCCTTGGATCCTACACCCTGGTGCTCAGAGCTGTGCTGCAGGTTCCCTCTTCAGCTGGACGACAAAAGGCCTTCTCTACCTGTGGATCTCACTTGGTTGTGGTGTCTCTGTTCTATGGAACTATAATGGTGATGTATGTGAGTCCCACATCTGACAACTCATTTGCTATTCATAAGATCATCACACTGATATACTCTGTGGGGACACCAGTCTTAAACCCTTTCATCTACAGCCTACGGAACAAGGACATGAAATGTGCCCTCCATCATGTCATCTGTAGTATGAGAATTATCCACAGCTCATGA